The Coffea eugenioides isolate CCC68of unplaced genomic scaffold, Ceug_1.0 ScVebR1_993;HRSCAF=1767, whole genome shotgun sequence sequence GCATTTTTGATGACCTTACACTCCCTAACAATTTATGAAGCAGAAAGTGCATCAGCCTCTGGCTCTGGGTATGCTGTTTTTGATGCATGATCCACTGCATTTGGTTCTTTTTGAACCTTTTATGTTACTTCTCATAAGTTGACCTGATTCTGACCTATTTGTCTATATTTACTGGTtaacttacttttttttatatttaacaTTACTGATCATATAGAGGACAGTTTTATACCCCTTTTTACAATTCAATTTTAATCTAAAAGTTATCATCTATTCAAATCATAATcactttcttgattttggaACAGTCCAAATTTGGTAAATAGATGGACAAGAGATATTACTGCTGCAGATGGACGCTATGTATCTCTTTTAGCTATTAACTGGGATGAAGTGTCCAAAGTTGTTAATAGACTGACTGATAGAAATGACTACCGGGGAATAGGATTGCTAAACTTCCATGAAAGTGAAATCGGTCAATGGAAGCTGTTCTTTCCAGATGCTGAGCATGTTCTTCTTAACCTCGAGAGTGTCACCAGTGATGTTACATGGGATACATTATATCCTGAATGgatagatgaagaagaagaatacGAGGTTCCCACATGTCCTACTCTGCCAACGATTCAGTTTTCTGGTAAACCACGTATTGATTTCATAGCAGTGAAGCTTCCCTGCAACAAATCTGGGGAGTGGTCAAGGGATGTGGCTCGTCTGCATTTGCAGCTTGCTGCTGCTGGACTTGCTGCAACTGCAAAAGGATCTCATGCAGTTCATATCCTTCTGGTCACTGATTGTTTCCCAACACCTAATCTCTTTAGTTGCAAAGAGCTGGTTGCACGTGAGGGTAATACGTGGCTTTATGAACCAAATTTACATACACTAAGAGATAAGCTTCACCTTCCAGTGGGATCTTGTGAGCTTACAGTTCCTCTCAAGGCTAAAGGTCAGTTGGATTCAAGTTCTACTCTGTCAATTAACTTTAGAAATCCTTAGTTAACATTACATACTTCAATTCTACCAGTGCAaagcaaaaaggggaaaaaaatatgtCTTTAAAATGCTAAAATAACCTTTTACTAGCTCAACTTGGATTCCTGCATGTTATTTTGTGCTTGCCATCCAACCTATCAAAGTCATAATCACATTACCGTGCTGAGTCAATTAGATTCATGCTCATTATGCCTTCAGaggttttaatttgttttagAATGTAAAAATCTGAATCCTTTGGTGTAACAACTATCTAGTAGTCTGCTTTACATAATAGGATGCATTCTGCCCAATACCAAATTAATGAAAGGCATGGAGCATCTGGATGCGCTTGATTTCTAGCTCCAACTTGAAAATGCTGGTTAACATATTTTTGTTATACAGAGAGCTGGCATACTGGAAATGCGCACCGAGAAGCATATGCAACAATCCTGCACTCCGCACATGTTTACGTCTGTGGGGCTATTGCTGCAGCTCAGAGCATCCGCATGGCAGGTTCGACGCGAGATCTTGTCATTCTTGTTGATGAGACCATAAGTGAGTATCACAGAGGAGGTCTGGAAGCAGCAGGCTGGAAAATCAGGACCATTCAAAGAATCAGAAACCCAAAAGCTGAACGAGATGCTTATAATGAATGGAACTACAGCAAATTCCGCCTCTGGCAGTTGACAGATTATGACAAAATCATCTTTATTGATGCGGATCTACTG is a genomic window containing:
- the LOC113759206 gene encoding putative UDP-glucuronate:xylan alpha-glucuronosyltransferase 3, which encodes EEANKKKLLRSKSSRDGEKVLYSPRQERLLNCKFTTLKLVLGIIILGAFLMTLHSLTIYEAESASASGSGPNLVNRWTRDITAADGRYVSLLAINWDEVSKVVNRLTDRNDYRGIGLLNFHESEIGQWKLFFPDAEHVLLNLESVTSDVTWDTLYPEWIDEEEEYEVPTCPTLPTIQFSGKPRIDFIAVKLPCNKSGEWSRDVARLHLQLAAAGLAATAKGSHAVHILLVTDCFPTPNLFSCKELVAREGNTWLYEPNLHTLRDKLHLPVGSCELTVPLKAKESWHTGNAHREAYATILHSAHVYVCGAIAAAQSIRMAGSTRDLVILVDETISEYHRGGLEAAGWKIRTIQRIRNPKAERDAYNEWNYSKFRLWQLTDYDKIIFIDADLLILRNIDFLFEMPEISATGNNGTLFNSGVMVVEPSNCTFQLLMDHINEIESYNGGDQGYLNEIFTWWHRIPKHMNFLKHFWMGDEEEIKEMKTRLFGADPPVLYVLHYLGLKPWLCFRDYDCNWNVDILQEFASDVAHRTWWKVHDAMPENLHRYCLLRSKQKAALEWDRRQAEKGNYSDGHWKIKIQDPRLNTCFEDFCFWESMLWHWGDKNWTDNATATSTPKTIPTASLPS